Below is a genomic region from Maridesulfovibrio ferrireducens.
TAAAAATTACGGGACTGGGATTTGTTCTTACTTTTATTATAGGACTTGGAACTGCTATTTTACGTCTTTCCGACTCTTTTGTGGGGAACAGCATTGCCCGCCTGTATCTCGAAATTGTTCGTAATACTCCACTGCTTATTCAGCTTTTTTTTATATACTTTGTCGTTTCTCCGATACTGAATATCAGCGGATTCTGGTCCGCAGTTATCGCCTTGAGTCTCTTTGAAGGAGCCTACGCGTCAGAAATCTTCAGGTCTGGAATTACTTCAATTGATAAAGGTCAATGGGAAGCTGCATTCAGCTTAGGAGGAGATACAAAATTTGCCTATATGAATGTGATTCTTCCTCAAGCAATTCCTCGAATAGCTCCTCCGCTTGCCGGACAGGCCATAGCTCTTGTCAAAGATTCAGCCCTTGTCAGCACTGTCGCAATTTATGACCTGACAATGCAGGGACAATCAATAATATCAGAAACATTTCTAACTTTTGAAATTTGGTTTACAGTCGCGGCAGCATATCTTGTTGTAACGCTTTTACTTTCGTGGACGCTGGACAGGCTTGCTCAAAGCTTCAAAAGTGCATGGTAAGTATCATTCTTAAAATGGAGGAATTCTAATGACTTTGTGGAGAACCATTAACACAGGGCTTGCAGCCGTAATCCTGATCATAGGGGTTTCAACTGCGGTATGGGCCGGGAATGTCAGACAAAATCTGGCACAGGAAAGCACACTTGAAACCATTCAAAAAAATCAAACTCTGCGCGTAGGATTTTCAACATTCAAACCGTGGGCAATGAAAGATAAAAACGGCGATTTTATTGGCTTTGAAATTGATGTGGCCAAACGCCTTGCAGAAGATATGGGCGTAAAAATCAGGTTTATTCCCACAAAATGGGACGGTATTATTCCCGCCCTTCTCACAGGTAAATTTGATATAATTATCGGCGGAATGGGAATTACTCCAAAACGAAACTTAAAAGTTAACTTTTCTGATCCCTACGAATTCACCGGAATGTCCATTATTGCCAGTAAATCCGCGGCTTCTGGTAAAAAATCACTTGCGGATTTCAATAACCCGGCTACAAAGGTTTCTGTTCGTCTAGGGACAACGGCGGAAAAAGCTGCTCAAAACTTTCTGCCAAAAGCTACCCTTCTCAAATTCAGTGATGAAGCTGCGTCAATTCAGGAACTTCTCAACGGTAGAGTGGCGTGCCTGATCGCATCCAACCCGCTTCCTGCCAATCTAGTTCAAAAATATCCCGGTAAACTTTACCTGCCGCTTAAAGGTGACTTCACGAAAGAACCTATCGGTTTTGCCATTAGGAAAAGTGACCCTGATTTTCTCAATTATCTCAATAATTGGATTAAAGTTACCAACTCAGAAGGCTGGCTCGAATTGCGTTTTAATTACTGGTTTAAAACAGCCAAATGGGAATCCCTCGTAGAGTAACTTACTAAGAATGAATAATACGCAAAAAAGGATAACATCCCTTGATATACTGCTTCTTGCAGTTGTCATAGGGGTGTTATCCACTCTTTCCTATCATGTTGTTACGCAGCTTAATTACCATTGGAACTGGTCTGTAATACCCAATTATATCATAAGATATGATCAGGTTACAGAAACGTGGAAAGCTGGACAACTCACGCAGGGACTTTTGGTGACGCTGCGCCTTTCCGTATGGTCAATTATTTTTGCACTGATTATCGGTACGGTAATGGGCATTTTCAGAGTAAGCCCGCGTCCACTCTATCGCATGATTTCAAGCTCTTACGTCGGACTTATTCGCAATATTCCGCCATTGGTGTTAATCTTCATCTTTTATTATTTTCTAGGCGATCAACTAATGAGCCTTACGGGAATAACAGAGCTTTCGTACTCTCTTGATGATAAAGATTTTCCGTTTCTAACTTTTTTATTCGGTCCCATTGAACAACTCCCCGCCTTTCTTTCGGGAGTACTCACCATGTCCCTGTTTGAAGGGGCATACATCACTGAAATTGTACGTGCAGGAATTGAATCAATTGACGTCGAACAGTGGGAAGCGTCTAAGGCTCTAGGATTCAACCGCCGCAAACAACTCATTTATATAATCCTGCCGCAAGCATTTTCACAATCTTTGCCGACTCTTGCGGGACAATTTATTTCTACAATAAAAGATTCCTCAATAGTTTCAGTTATTTCGATACAAGAATTAACCTTTGCAGGACAGGAACTTATGTCTGCCACATACCGTACTTTTGAAATTTGGTCCGTAGTAATAGTTCTATATTTTTTGCTGACATTTCCGTGCTCAATTGCAGTAAGAGCTTTAGAAAAAAAGATGAATCGCCACAAAAGTCTTTAAATATTATCTTTTAAATGAGTTATACAGTTTTAATATGTGCAATTAAATCATCTTCATTCAAAGTTCGCATATCAGACAAATATTTTCCAACCTTATCGGAAATCTTCATAAAAGCTTTAACAACAGTCGGATCCAGCTGTGTCCCGGAGCACCATTTAATTTCTCCCAAAACATGTTCAAAAGCGATTGCTTTTCTATAAGGGCGGTCCTGCATCATAGCAGACAATGTATCTGCAACCGCTATTATTCGCGACCCAAACGGAATATCATTCCCCTTTAATCCAGCAGGATATCCTTTACCGTCAAATCTTTCATGATGATGTAAGATCATCTTTGCGATGCCGTTATCTCCAGAAAAGACAGTAACCGGACCGACAATTTCCGCGCCTGTTACTGGATGCAGCTTTACCACTTCATATTCTTCATCAGTCAAAGATCCCTTTTTCTTTAAAATTGAATCAGGAATTCCAATTTTACCTATATCATGAAGATGTCCGGCAATGTGCAAAGCCTTGCATCTATCTGAAGTAAGTCCCATTTGCACTCCGATTGCCTGCGAGATTACAGCTACATCTTCTGAATGTGAACTTGTACAAGCATCTTTAGCATCAATTGCATTTCCAAGGGATTCAGCAAATTGATGAACAGTCAGGTGAACTATATCCTGTTCTTTTTTTTGTAACTCAACATGTGCTCCAACAATATCAATAATATCTTTCATAGCTCCTCACGCTCAAATAGTAATTTTTTTTATTATCGCCTGCACATTTATTAGTGAAGTTGATTTTCATTGTCAACCACATGTTGGACATAATTAAAGCTTATGATTATTAAATTTCACACCATAAATTTCCAATTTGTAACAATAATGACACTGCGGTCAGGTATGGGAGAAATCGTAGAGTCTTATCTGGCAAGAACAGCAGAAGAACTTGAAAAATTAATCGATAAACTCAGTTCACCAGGCGGGCAGACAGTTTAAAAGCCGTTTCCAAGATTGTACATTGCAGCCTCAATTTTGGAAGCTTCAGATTCCAGTATTTCCGGACTGAGTTTTTGATCAGTAACCTTGAAAGGCTTATCCATGAATACCTTGCAACGGCTGAAAGGCTTTGCCACCTCAAAATGATCCCAGGATTTTTTAAAAACCATAGGATTTTCAACATATCCGCGCATAGGAATAATAAGGGAGTCTGTTTTTTGCGCAATGGCTAAAATACCCTGCTTAACTTTATGACGCGGACCTTTAGGGCCATCGACGGTAATTATGCCTATACAACCTTCCCTTTTCATCAGGCGGGTCATACCGAGCATTGCTTTAACCCCTCCACGTGTTGAGGAACCTCTTGCAACTTTAAACCCTAAGCGTTCCAAAGTCTCAGTAATGATTTGACCGTCACGACTATCACTAGCCATGGTAACGTATGGAAAACCCTTAGTCATTCCATAGGATGTCAATGCGAATAGCTCATTATGCCATAAAGCAAGCATGACAGGCTCTTTGCGATCCATAATCTCAATGAGATTTTCAAGACCTTCAACTTCAAAGCGAAGAGTTTTAGTCAGAGCCTTATAAAAAAACGCCATAGGCGCGGCAACTAAAGAGGGTTTAACTTTTATCTTCATAGCAACTACTCAAGTATCTTGAAACTGAATGTTATGAATCCTAATATTCAACGGATAAAAAACACGGCAATAGTCTATAATTTACTTTGAACCACGGTAACCGATACGTACAAAAAAATAAAGTATGCTCACGACAAAATCAAGGTTGTGATTAAAATCCACTACCTAGGTTTTTCATTTCATCTTCTATTTTATCAGCTTCCAGTTTTAGTTGTTCAGAGCTGAGTTTTTGATCGGTAATCTGAAACGGGGTTCCCATAAAAATTTTGCAACGGTCAAATGGTCTTGGAAGTTCAAATTTATCCCATGCTTTTTCAAAAACGATCGGGTTTTTGAGATATCCTCTCATGGGAATAATAAGAGAACCGGTTCGTTGAGCAATCGCCATAATCCCCGGCTTAACCTTATGCCGGGGCCCTTTCGGACCATCCATGGTAATGATTCCTACGCGCCCTTTTCTCTTCATTACACGAGTCATGCCGAGCAATGCTTTTAGCCCGCCTTTTGAAGAAGAACCGCGTACAACCTCATAACCTATGCGTTCCAAAATATCGGTAATAATCTGACCATCATTACTATCGCTGGCTATGGTCACATAAGGAAGATCTTTTACAATGCCATATGCGGACAAAGCTAGAAGCTCATTGTGCCATACAGCCATAATGATTGTTTTTTTACTGTCTAAAGCTTTAGTTACATTTTCAAGACCTTCAACTTCAAAGCGAAGAGATTTTGCCATCAGCTTGTAACAAAATGCCAATGGAGCGGCAATAAGCGCCGGATTAACTTTTATTTTCATTGAGCCTTCTAAGCATCCTGGAACTGCATGTTATATAGTTTGATGTATAAAGGACAATTTTGGAGCAGTTCTTTATGACTGCCTTTTGCGACAATATTACCCTTTTCCATAACAACTATAACATCAGCTGTAAGGATGGTAGAGAGCCTGTGAGCAATTACAATACTGGTTCTATCTTTCATCAAGTTTTCAAGAGCCATCTGAACTACCCGCTCTGATTCTGTATCAAGGGCGCTTGTAGCTTCATCAAGTATAAGCAAAGGAGGATTTTTAAGCAATGCGCGAGCAATCGTGAGTCTTTGCTTTTGACCACCTGAAAGCCTTACTCCTCGTTCGCCGACAATTGTATCATATCCTTCCGGCAGTCCTTCAATGAAATCATGGGCGAATGCTGTTTCGGCAGCCTTTTTAACGTCTTCAAAAGGTGCATCCTGATGAACATAGGCAATGTTCTCACGAACAGTAGCATTGAAAAGGAAAGTTTCCTGAGAGACCATACCCAGATTCAAACGCAATGATTTAAGTGAATAATCCTGAACCGGATTTCCATTAATTTTAAGACTGCCCTTCTCAGGATCATAAAAACGAGGAATAAGATTAACAAGAGTTGTCTTTCCTGATCCGCTTGGTCCCACAATGGCAATTTTCTGTCCGGCCTTAACTTTTAAATTAATATTGTTAAGGACAGGTTCGTTGGAAGATGTATAGCTGAAGGAAAGATCTTTTATATGAAGTTCTTTAAAAGGAAGGTCAAATTCCTTTGTTCCTCCTTTCTCTACATTAATAATAGGAGAATCTAATATTTCAAAAACTCTTTCAGCGCCGGCAAAAGCTCTTTGAATTGTTAAATTTGCACTGTTAATTTTTTTGATTGGTTCATAAAGCATGATCAGTGCCGCAATAAATGAGAAAAAAGTACCCGGAGTTGACCGTCCATCAATAACCTGCGCGCCTCCATACCATAAAACAAGACCGATTCCGAGCGCTCCGACAATTTCCATTATTCGAGAAGAAAGCTCACTGTGCAGAACCTGATTAATCGCGATTTTAACTAATCTATGATTTTCAAGATCAAATTTTTCAGATTCAAGTTTTTCATTAGCAAAAATTTTAATAACCTTAACACCGCTAAAAACTTCCTGAAGACGAGCATTGATATCTGAAATTTTCACCTGATTTTTACGGCCGAGCTTGCGCAGTTTTCTGCCGAAGTAGAAAAAAGGAAAAATAGCCAGAGGAAGAACCAGCACCGCCCAAAAGGCCAGATAAGCGTCACGATAAAAAACCAATGCGATAAGACCGATAATCGTGATCACTTCGCGAATCATCATAATAAAAGACGGTAAGCTTTGCCTTATTTCCATGACATCATTAAGTATTCTGGACATAAGCATGCCCACCTGACTCTCTTCAAAAAAGTTCATGGGTAAACATACTATTTTTTGAAAAAGATCATTTCGAAGATTTTCCAGAACAAGTAATCCGGTGGTATTCATCAGATAGGACTGGAAAAATCTAAAAAATCCCTTAACGAGCATAACTACGACAAAAGCGATAGGGATTAAAAACAGAGCTTCGCGGTCTTTATTAATAAAAATATCATCCATAGCCGGCTGAATAAGATAAGCCGTAGCCGCTGTAGCTGCTGCAACAAATCCCATAGATATAAATGCTATGAAAATTCTGAATTTGTACTGTTTAAAATAAGATAAACACCTTTTAACAAGGTGTTTATTGTTCAAGTAATTATATTTATCGCCTTTGGGCAAAGTAATCTCCTTTATTTGGGCTTAAAGCCGAATGCGATATTCTCCATACTTCTCATTTGAATCAATCGCAAGCACCGATTATCATGTAATAGATATAACCGATATATCAAGACTTAATGGATAGTATTATTCGATTTGACCACTTGCGCCCCCTGTGATTGAACATAGTTTCAGGAGGATAGTAAGCTATGTCAGTAAAAATAGAATGTCAGGGGTTACCCTGCCCTCAGCCAGTTATTAAATGTAAAAACGCCATTGAAGCTGATAATCCGGAAGAAATTATTATTCTTGTCGATAATGAAGCCGCGATGGAAAATGTATCCAGATTTATGACAACAAGAGGATACGAAGTCCATACAGAAAAAAATGATTCATTAATTTCCATTACAGGTAAAAAATCTTCGGAAAACAATATTCCTACAGCTGCAACTTGTGAGACCTGCGTAATAATGAGCGATGATGAATTGGCGCAAATAGGCAGTAAGACACTGATTTTCCTTAATAGTGATTACTTAGGTCACGGAGACGATGAACTGGGCGCTAAGCTGATGTTTAACTTTGTCGCAACGCTTTCAGAGCTTGGTGATTCATTGTGGCGCATCATTCTGGTTAACGGCGCGGTCAAGCTTGCTACAGCCGGACACACCTGTCTGGAGACACTGCAAGCATTGGAAACATCAGGAGTTTCAATCCTTGTATGCGGAACTTGTCTGGATCATTTCAACCTGCTTGATAAAAGAGCTGTCGGTGAAACAACCAATATGCTTGATGTGGTCACAAGTCTGCAACTTGCCAGCAAAGTCATTAAAGCTTAAACAGAAGTCTGGTTGCTGTCAGGAATGTTTCTGACGCTGCAACTATAAAGATAAACGATCTTTCTGTTTAAAGGACAATATGGCTGACAGCACAAAAAATCCCGAAACAATCAGGCTTAATAAATTTATAGCTTCTGCCGGAATAACATCAAGACGCGGCGCAGATGAGCTGATTAATCAAGGAAAAGTAAAGATAAACGGCGAACGTGTTGATTCTCCAGGTGTTCAGGTTGATCCTGAAAATGATCTGGTGGAAGTTAACGGAAAGCCCGTAAAACATGACTCACAGGCTGAGAATGTTTATATTTTATTAAACAAACCGATCGAAACTGTAACAACAGCTAAAGATCCGCAAAAGCGCAAAACCGTGCTTGATCTTCTGCCGTTAAATTTTAGGCAGAAACGAGTTTTTCCTGTGGGCAGATTGGACTTCTATTCAGAAGGACTGCTGATTCTGACCACGGACGGAGAACTCTGCAACCGGTTGACTCATCCGAAATGGCATTTACCCAAAGTATATGAAGTTATAGTGCGCGGCCCTGTTTCGCCTAAAAATATAGCAATCATGGAAACCGGAATGTGTTTA
It encodes:
- a CDS encoding HD-GYP domain-containing protein, with product MKDIIDIVGAHVELQKKEQDIVHLTVHQFAESLGNAIDAKDACTSSHSEDVAVISQAIGVQMGLTSDRCKALHIAGHLHDIGKIGIPDSILKKKGSLTDEEYEVVKLHPVTGAEIVGPVTVFSGDNGIAKMILHHHERFDGKGYPAGLKGNDIPFGSRIIAVADTLSAMMQDRPYRKAIAFEHVLGEIKWCSGTQLDPTVVKAFMKISDKVGKYLSDMRTLNEDDLIAHIKTV
- a CDS encoding transporter substrate-binding domain-containing protein, producing the protein MTLWRTINTGLAAVILIIGVSTAVWAGNVRQNLAQESTLETIQKNQTLRVGFSTFKPWAMKDKNGDFIGFEIDVAKRLAEDMGVKIRFIPTKWDGIIPALLTGKFDIIIGGMGITPKRNLKVNFSDPYEFTGMSIIASKSAASGKKSLADFNNPATKVSVRLGTTAEKAAQNFLPKATLLKFSDEAASIQELLNGRVACLIASNPLPANLVQKYPGKLYLPLKGDFTKEPIGFAIRKSDPDFLNYLNNWIKVTNSEGWLELRFNYWFKTAKWESLVE
- the yedF gene encoding sulfurtransferase-like selenium metabolism protein YedF; its protein translation is MSVKIECQGLPCPQPVIKCKNAIEADNPEEIIILVDNEAAMENVSRFMTTRGYEVHTEKNDSLISITGKKSSENNIPTAATCETCVIMSDDELAQIGSKTLIFLNSDYLGHGDDELGAKLMFNFVATLSELGDSLWRIILVNGAVKLATAGHTCLETLQALETSGVSILVCGTCLDHFNLLDKRAVGETTNMLDVVTSLQLASKVIKA
- a CDS encoding ABC transporter ATP-binding protein, producing MPKGDKYNYLNNKHLVKRCLSYFKQYKFRIFIAFISMGFVAAATAATAYLIQPAMDDIFINKDREALFLIPIAFVVVMLVKGFFRFFQSYLMNTTGLLVLENLRNDLFQKIVCLPMNFFEESQVGMLMSRILNDVMEIRQSLPSFIMMIREVITIIGLIALVFYRDAYLAFWAVLVLPLAIFPFFYFGRKLRKLGRKNQVKISDINARLQEVFSGVKVIKIFANEKLESEKFDLENHRLVKIAINQVLHSELSSRIMEIVGALGIGLVLWYGGAQVIDGRSTPGTFFSFIAALIMLYEPIKKINSANLTIQRAFAGAERVFEILDSPIINVEKGGTKEFDLPFKELHIKDLSFSYTSSNEPVLNNINLKVKAGQKIAIVGPSGSGKTTLVNLIPRFYDPEKGSLKINGNPVQDYSLKSLRLNLGMVSQETFLFNATVRENIAYVHQDAPFEDVKKAAETAFAHDFIEGLPEGYDTIVGERGVRLSGGQKQRLTIARALLKNPPLLILDEATSALDTESERVVQMALENLMKDRTSIVIAHRLSTILTADVIVVMEKGNIVAKGSHKELLQNCPLYIKLYNMQFQDA
- a CDS encoding lysophospholipid acyltransferase family protein, with protein sequence MKIKVNPALIAAPLAFCYKLMAKSLRFEVEGLENVTKALDSKKTIIMAVWHNELLALSAYGIVKDLPYVTIASDSNDGQIITDILERIGYEVVRGSSSKGGLKALLGMTRVMKRKGRVGIITMDGPKGPRHKVKPGIMAIAQRTGSLIIPMRGYLKNPIVFEKAWDKFELPRPFDRCKIFMGTPFQITDQKLSSEQLKLEADKIEDEMKNLGSGF
- a CDS encoding pseudouridine synthase, with translation MADSTKNPETIRLNKFIASAGITSRRGADELINQGKVKINGERVDSPGVQVDPENDLVEVNGKPVKHDSQAENVYILLNKPIETVTTAKDPQKRKTVLDLLPLNFRQKRVFPVGRLDFYSEGLLILTTDGELCNRLTHPKWHLPKVYEVIVRGPVSPKNIAIMETGMCLCEGDRLAPVKVKILSEGKDTTKIEMILNQGVNRQIRRMFRDFDTTILKIKRSRQGKVELGDLPAGKWRELTSDEVKSLKKDVGL
- a CDS encoding amino acid ABC transporter permease; its protein translation is MFKNNSTTQCAPKRRLFFLDLFLFILLLAVGSFFLYQGTEKLGYNWQWFRIPGFIFTYSNHEFVPGPLLKGLMVTLKITGLGFVLTFIIGLGTAILRLSDSFVGNSIARLYLEIVRNTPLLIQLFFIYFVVSPILNISGFWSAVIALSLFEGAYASEIFRSGITSIDKGQWEAAFSLGGDTKFAYMNVILPQAIPRIAPPLAGQAIALVKDSALVSTVAIYDLTMQGQSIISETFLTFEIWFTVAAAYLVVTLLLSWTLDRLAQSFKSAW
- a CDS encoding lysophospholipid acyltransferase family protein, translating into MKIKVKPSLVAAPMAFFYKALTKTLRFEVEGLENLIEIMDRKEPVMLALWHNELFALTSYGMTKGFPYVTMASDSRDGQIITETLERLGFKVARGSSTRGGVKAMLGMTRLMKREGCIGIITVDGPKGPRHKVKQGILAIAQKTDSLIIPMRGYVENPMVFKKSWDHFEVAKPFSRCKVFMDKPFKVTDQKLSPEILESEASKIEAAMYNLGNGF
- a CDS encoding amino acid ABC transporter permease, producing MNNTQKRITSLDILLLAVVIGVLSTLSYHVVTQLNYHWNWSVIPNYIIRYDQVTETWKAGQLTQGLLVTLRLSVWSIIFALIIGTVMGIFRVSPRPLYRMISSSYVGLIRNIPPLVLIFIFYYFLGDQLMSLTGITELSYSLDDKDFPFLTFLFGPIEQLPAFLSGVLTMSLFEGAYITEIVRAGIESIDVEQWEASKALGFNRRKQLIYIILPQAFSQSLPTLAGQFISTIKDSSIVSVISIQELTFAGQELMSATYRTFEIWSVVIVLYFLLTFPCSIAVRALEKKMNRHKSL